Proteins encoded within one genomic window of Flavobacterium sp. NG2:
- a CDS encoding TolC family protein, which yields MLKNRYILVVCGLLLGIAQGVSQTLSLDAVLNAIKDNNPQLKMYEADIQSMDAAAVGAKSWMAPQVSTGFFMTPYNSKMWKGDEMNSGMGMYMIGISQMFPNGAKLKADADYMNAMSSVEKENKNYTLNQLYAMAKTNYYQGVVLEKKLKVAKENLSLLNYMIKSMEIRYQYNMDKLPTYYKAKSQWSVLESMIVMLQNDSNQKRIVLNTLMARDKNTDFEWDVNYQLKDFNAIQKDSASLTQQRSDLKAIEKTMELNQMKVAIEKAKLAPEFGVKYDHMIGLGQQPQQFSLMGMVTIPMPWSTKMNKATIESLKIKNESLAWQKQMILNEATGMISGMNTELINLKKQYEIADKSIIPALKRNYDTSVLAWQNNTGDLFAVLDAWEALNMAQLDALDKLQAILSTQVEIEKQLENN from the coding sequence ATGTTAAAGAATAGATATATACTCGTTGTATGTGGTTTGTTGCTTGGGATTGCCCAAGGGGTCTCGCAAACACTGTCTTTGGATGCTGTTTTGAATGCCATCAAAGACAATAATCCACAGTTAAAAATGTATGAGGCCGATATTCAAAGTATGGACGCCGCCGCTGTTGGAGCTAAAAGTTGGATGGCACCACAAGTGAGTACAGGTTTTTTTATGACGCCCTATAATTCCAAGATGTGGAAAGGGGACGAAATGAATTCGGGAATGGGGATGTATATGATTGGGATAAGCCAGATGTTTCCCAATGGGGCAAAATTAAAAGCCGATGCAGATTATATGAACGCCATGTCTTCCGTTGAAAAGGAGAATAAAAATTATACGTTGAACCAACTCTATGCGATGGCGAAGACCAATTATTATCAAGGGGTGGTTTTGGAGAAAAAATTGAAAGTAGCCAAAGAGAATTTGTCCCTTTTGAATTATATGATTAAAAGTATGGAAATCAGATACCAATACAATATGGATAAACTGCCTACTTATTATAAAGCCAAATCCCAATGGAGTGTGCTAGAAAGTATGATTGTGATGTTACAAAATGATAGCAATCAAAAAAGAATCGTACTCAATACCTTGATGGCTAGGGATAAAAACACGGATTTTGAATGGGATGTAAATTACCAATTGAAAGATTTTAATGCGATTCAAAAAGATAGCGCTAGTTTAACGCAACAGCGTTCCGATTTAAAAGCCATTGAGAAAACAATGGAGTTAAACCAAATGAAAGTAGCCATTGAAAAAGCAAAATTAGCGCCCGAATTTGGTGTAAAATACGATCACATGATAGGATTAGGGCAACAACCACAGCAGTTTTCATTGATGGGGATGGTGACTATTCCGATGCCTTGGTCCACGAAGATGAACAAAGCAACTATTGAAAGTTTGAAAATTAAAAACGAAAGTCTCGCTTGGCAAAAGCAAATGATTTTGAATGAAGCCACCGGAATGATTTCGGGAATGAACACGGAGTTAATTAATTTGAAAAAACAATACGAAATCGCCGATAAAAGTATTATTCCGGCTTTAAAAAGAAATTATGACACTTCTGTTTTGGCATGGCAAAACAACACTGGAGATTTGTTTGCAGTACTCGACGCTTGGGAAGCCTTGAATATGGCGCAACTTGATGCTTTGGATAAATTGCAAGCTATTTTAAGTACCCAAGTGGAAATCGAAAAACAACTAGAAAACAATTAA
- a CDS encoding response regulator has product MKKIDIVCIVEDDPTHLFITKKYIELSGLVENIMVYKDGKEAYDKLKAIFLASQKLPQIILLDLNMPIWDGWHFLEEFTKIPIETKVNIFILTSSDSETDKEHAAKYNLNSNYLVKPITLGEIKTILAEIQS; this is encoded by the coding sequence ATGAAAAAAATTGATATTGTATGCATCGTTGAAGATGACCCTACGCATTTATTCATAACCAAGAAATACATCGAGCTTTCTGGCTTAGTTGAAAACATCATGGTTTACAAGGACGGAAAAGAAGCTTATGATAAATTGAAAGCTATTTTTTTAGCTAGTCAAAAACTACCTCAAATCATCTTATTGGATTTAAATATGCCCATTTGGGATGGCTGGCATTTTCTTGAAGAATTTACAAAAATACCTATTGAAACTAAAGTTAATATCTTTATTCTAACCAGTTCAGATAGCGAAACAGACAAAGAACACGCTGCCAAATATAATTTAAACAGTAACTATTTAGTCAAACCCATTACACTAGGTGAAATAAAAACAATACTTGCCGAAATTCAAAGTTAA
- a CDS encoding efflux RND transporter periplasmic adaptor subunit: protein MNKKLKYSLLFLGFLLVGISLFMVNKKISFSKAETVYTCPMPQDSVFSDKPGDCPKCGMKLIPVGKEPKEETTASAAIYTCSMHPEIEQHEPGNCPICGMTLVQKITVAKKSENHSIDYLLQNTNEFVVGDYPVIHPKDTAISTQIKLPGIVIYDSNATVSIAARIGGRIEKMYVNYKFQKVVKGQKLFDIYSPELATAQQNFIYVLTNDAQNHSIIKASRQKLALYGMTLSQINALAVAKKVNPVVTIFSPENGLVQAAEEMTENSSAGMNASATTTSPLPIKEGDYIQKNEQVFKLVNTTKVWGVFNVGQGQSSLVKVNQPIRIKTELDDTEMVAKVNFVETQLNPSERTNRIRVYLKNENGRLPVGLRLEGRIETHSIKGIWLPKQALVSVGTKKVAFVKTTKGFQAHSLYTGVEVGGFIQIIDGISTQDEVIQNAQYLMDSEAFIKTTQRE, encoded by the coding sequence ATGAACAAGAAATTAAAATATAGTTTGTTGTTTTTAGGGTTCTTGTTGGTGGGAATTAGTCTTTTTATGGTCAATAAGAAAATTTCATTTTCTAAGGCAGAGACCGTTTATACCTGTCCCATGCCTCAGGATTCTGTTTTTAGTGACAAACCTGGCGATTGTCCTAAATGTGGAATGAAATTAATTCCAGTTGGAAAGGAACCGAAAGAAGAAACTACGGCTTCAGCTGCGATTTACACCTGTTCGATGCATCCTGAAATTGAGCAACACGAGCCTGGAAATTGTCCCATTTGCGGTATGACATTGGTTCAAAAAATCACTGTTGCCAAAAAAAGCGAAAATCATTCTATCGATTACTTATTGCAAAACACCAATGAATTTGTGGTGGGAGATTATCCTGTGATTCATCCGAAAGACACGGCTATAAGCACTCAAATTAAGCTGCCTGGAATTGTGATATATGATTCCAACGCTACAGTAAGTATTGCTGCAAGAATCGGTGGGCGAATCGAAAAAATGTATGTGAATTATAAATTTCAAAAAGTTGTCAAAGGACAAAAACTTTTTGATATCTACAGTCCAGAATTGGCCACAGCCCAACAAAATTTCATTTATGTATTGACAAATGATGCCCAGAATCATTCGATTATAAAAGCTTCTCGACAAAAATTAGCGCTTTACGGAATGACGCTTTCACAAATTAATGCTTTGGCTGTAGCCAAAAAAGTAAATCCTGTGGTCACGATTTTTAGTCCTGAAAACGGTTTGGTGCAAGCAGCAGAGGAAATGACAGAGAATAGTTCTGCTGGAATGAATGCTTCAGCTACAACAACTTCTCCATTGCCCATTAAAGAAGGGGATTATATTCAAAAAAATGAACAAGTTTTTAAGTTGGTGAATACGACCAAAGTTTGGGGTGTTTTTAATGTGGGGCAAGGCCAAAGTAGTTTGGTCAAAGTGAATCAGCCTATTCGAATCAAAACCGAATTAGATGACACTGAAATGGTCGCTAAAGTAAATTTTGTGGAAACACAGTTAAATCCTTCCGAAAGAACCAATAGAATCCGAGTGTATTTGAAGAATGAAAACGGACGATTGCCTGTTGGTTTGCGATTGGAAGGGCGAATTGAGACACATTCGATAAAAGGAATTTGGCTTCCAAAACAAGCTTTGGTTTCTGTGGGAACTAAAAAAGTAGCCTTTGTAAAAACAACCAAAGGTTTCCAAGCGCATTCGCTATACACTGGAGTTGAAGTGGGTGGTTTTATCCAAATTATTGATGGAATTTCTACTCAAGATGAAGTAATTCAAAATGCACAATATTTGATGGATAGTGAAGCTTTTATTAAAACAACTCAAAGAGAATAG
- a CDS encoding MOSC domain-containing protein produces MLQLSEIWIYPVKSLGGIALSHAKVTLRGLEYDRRWMLVDEKGTFITQREYPELALFQPSIENDSLVICHRDSAKGSVRFSLSQKNNSPKMEVTVWEDIVAAQEVDSDISAWFSQILGFTVRLVFMSEESHRKVDANYAVSSEDITSFSDGFPFLIIGQASLDDLNARLENPISIQRFRPNFVFTGGSAYEEENWTEFTIDNHTFYGVKPSGRCVITTVDFEKGIFSGKEPLFTLSKYKKVGKKVIFGQNVIAKQEGYLSIGVSIDVQKRTQSKPVVG; encoded by the coding sequence ATGCTTCAGCTTTCAGAAATCTGGATTTATCCTGTAAAATCATTGGGCGGTATTGCCTTGTCTCATGCTAAAGTAACCCTTCGCGGATTGGAATACGACCGTCGCTGGATGTTGGTAGATGAAAAAGGTACTTTCATCACCCAAAGAGAGTATCCCGAGTTGGCTTTATTTCAGCCCAGCATAGAAAACGATAGTCTTGTTATTTGTCATCGAGATTCGGCAAAGGGGAGTGTGCGATTTTCGCTTTCGCAAAAGAACAACAGCCCAAAAATGGAGGTGACTGTTTGGGAAGATATTGTGGCAGCACAGGAAGTAGATTCGGATATTTCGGCTTGGTTTTCACAAATTTTAGGATTTACGGTTCGTTTAGTCTTCATGTCTGAAGAAAGCCACCGAAAAGTTGATGCTAATTATGCCGTAAGTTCAGAAGATATTACGTCGTTTTCAGACGGATTTCCTTTTTTGATTATTGGGCAAGCTTCGCTAGATGATTTGAATGCTCGGTTAGAAAATCCTATTTCAATCCAACGATTCCGACCAAATTTTGTGTTCACTGGTGGTTCAGCTTATGAGGAGGAAAATTGGACGGAATTTACCATAGATAATCATACTTTTTACGGTGTAAAACCTTCTGGGCGTTGTGTTATCACAACAGTTGATTTTGAAAAAGGAATTTTTTCGGGTAAAGAACCGTTGTTTACGTTATCAAAGTATAAAAAAGTAGGTAAGAAAGTAATCTTTGGACAAAATGTGATTGCGAAACAAGAAGGATATTTGAGTATTGGTGTTAGTATTGATGTTCAAAAAAGAACCCAATCTAAGCCAGTTGTCGGTTAG
- a CDS encoding efflux RND transporter permease subunit, with product MKKIIQNIFKKEKDLLSAEERMKLISSSSKLVGPGVFYSTLIVIASFLPVFLLTGMEGKLFSPLAWTKSFILIVDAFLAITLTPVLISYLLKGKLRPENKNPINRKLESVYTPVLEFCLNWRKTILGINLIALVVGLTMYTRLGSEFMPPLDEGSVLFMPVTLPDVSNSEVKRILQVQDKLITSIPEVSHVLGKAGRANTATDNSPISMIETIVLLKPQHEWRDGKTKNDIVSEINTKLQIPGVTNGFTQPIINRINMLATGIRTDVGVKIYGASLDTINALAQKIKQTLEGTSGVKDLYAEPITGGKYIDIVAKREAIGRYGLSVDDVNSVVETAIGGMTLTTTIEGRQRFSVNARYAQEYRNSIEALKKLQVQTMEFGPIPLEAVADIKISDGPPMINSENAMLRGSVLFNVRDRDLGSTVKEAQEKLNAMMSQMPKGYYIEWSGQWENQIRANKTLSLILPIVVLIIFLILFFTYHSLKEALITMITVPFALIGGIFMVYFYGINVSVAVAVGFIALFGMAIETAMIMTIYLNEAMNKMVAKHGNTSKTLNESIIRDYVIEGSAKRLRPKLMTVSVSLFGLVPILWSTGTGADVMIPITVPLIGGTITSVIYVLFVTPIVFEMTKLHELKTKGKIELIDVKE from the coding sequence ATGAAAAAAATAATTCAAAATATATTCAAAAAAGAAAAAGACCTATTGTCTGCTGAAGAAAGAATGAAATTGATTTCATCTTCTTCCAAACTGGTTGGGCCGGGGGTTTTTTATTCGACCTTAATTGTCATAGCTTCTTTTTTACCTGTTTTTCTATTAACAGGTATGGAAGGTAAGTTGTTTAGTCCATTGGCTTGGACCAAATCATTTATTCTTATTGTCGATGCCTTTTTAGCGATAACCCTAACGCCAGTTTTAATTAGTTATTTGCTAAAAGGAAAATTAAGACCCGAAAATAAAAACCCAATTAATAGAAAGTTAGAAAGTGTTTATACTCCCGTTTTAGAATTTTGTTTAAACTGGCGTAAAACTATTTTAGGAATCAACTTGATTGCGTTGGTGGTAGGATTAACAATGTACACCCGTTTGGGTTCTGAGTTTATGCCTCCTTTGGATGAAGGCTCGGTTTTGTTTATGCCTGTGACTTTGCCTGATGTTTCCAATTCGGAAGTAAAAAGGATTTTGCAAGTCCAAGACAAGTTGATTACATCAATTCCCGAAGTCTCTCATGTTTTAGGGAAAGCGGGTCGTGCCAATACAGCTACTGACAATAGCCCGATTAGCATGATTGAAACCATCGTATTACTAAAACCACAACACGAATGGCGTGACGGAAAAACCAAAAATGATATCGTATCCGAAATCAATACAAAACTTCAAATTCCAGGGGTAACCAATGGTTTTACCCAGCCTATTATCAACCGAATAAATATGTTGGCTACAGGTATTCGCACCGATGTTGGGGTCAAAATCTACGGAGCGAGTTTGGATACGATTAACGCATTGGCACAAAAAATAAAACAAACCCTCGAAGGAACTTCGGGAGTGAAAGATTTATATGCAGAACCTATTACGGGTGGTAAATATATTGATATTGTAGCCAAGCGTGAAGCTATCGGAAGATATGGCCTTTCAGTTGATGATGTTAATTCAGTAGTGGAAACAGCTATTGGAGGCATGACTTTGACCACCACTATCGAAGGAAGGCAGCGATTTTCGGTTAATGCACGGTACGCACAAGAATACCGTAACAGCATTGAGGCCTTGAAAAAATTGCAGGTACAAACTATGGAGTTTGGTCCTATTCCTTTAGAAGCGGTTGCCGATATAAAAATCAGCGATGGCCCACCGATGATTAACAGCGAAAATGCGATGTTAAGAGGAAGTGTACTTTTTAATGTACGGGACAGAGATTTAGGCAGTACGGTTAAAGAGGCTCAGGAAAAATTAAACGCTATGATGTCGCAAATGCCTAAAGGTTATTATATAGAATGGAGTGGGCAATGGGAAAACCAAATTAGAGCCAATAAAACCTTGAGCTTAATTTTGCCTATTGTAGTGCTGATTATTTTCTTGATTTTGTTTTTTACGTATCATTCGTTAAAAGAAGCGCTGATTACAATGATTACCGTTCCTTTTGCCTTGATTGGCGGTATTTTTATGGTTTATTTTTATGGGATAAATGTCTCAGTGGCTGTGGCAGTAGGTTTTATTGCTTTGTTTGGAATGGCCATTGAAACAGCCATGATCATGACGATATACCTTAACGAAGCGATGAATAAAATGGTCGCCAAACATGGAAATACTAGTAAAACACTTAACGAATCCATTATTAGAGACTACGTTATTGAAGGTTCAGCCAAGAGGTTGCGTCCTAAATTGATGACCGTATCGGTTTCGTTGTTCGGTTTAGTGCCCATTCTTTGGTCTACAGGAACAGGTGCCGATGTGATGATTCCCATTACGGTTCCATTGATTGGAGGAACGATAACCTCAGTGATTTATGTATTATTTGTAACCCCAATTGTTTTTGAAATGACCAAACTTCATGAATTAAAAACAAAAGGTAAAATTGAATTGATAGATGTTAAAGAATAG
- a CDS encoding heavy metal translocating P-type ATPase — protein MKHTYKITGMSCDGCRAKVERTLNAVDGLEAKVTLSPPQATITMKEHVATEVMQEALTAVGKYTIEMEGGHKMDSTADTTEAKKSCCSVGGTHEPKKEHSHSVTAGKYYCPMHCEGDKEYDAPGNCPVCGMDLVQQPVMNQRTQYTCPMHPEVVQDSPGSCPKCGMDLVPMTPDISEESKVYDDLLFKIKIAVLFTVPIFIIAMSDMIPNNPLLKILDYGTWNWVQFGLSLPVVFYACWMFFKRAWKSVVTWNLNMFTLIGIGAGVAFLFSMVGLFFPEIFPAEFKTHSGEVGLYFEAATVILTLVLLGQLLEARAHSQTSGAIKELMKLAPTEATLVKDGEDKRISIHDIKKGDVLRVKPGDKIPVDGKIIEGNTTLDESMISGEPIPVDKKPEEAVIAGTINGTQSFTMEAEKVGSETLLSQIVQMVNDASRSRAPIQKLADSIAKYFVPIVVGVSVITFFVWANWGPEPALIYGFVNAIAVLIIACPCALGLATPMSVMVGVGKGAQSGVLIKNAEALENMNKITVLITDKTGTITEGKPSVEKIVVKNGDENDVLSKIASVNQSSEHPLATAVVTFAKAKNIALSKVEKFESVTGKGVIGFVGEKKISLGNKKLLEHEGIQDFLALEQEVIDEQKLGKTVSYVAINNQAVGYITITDAIKKSSSEAIQELKRQGVEVMMMTGDNENTAKAVAQELNLSSYKAGCLPQDKLEEIKRLQAKGEIVAMAGDGINDAPALAQADIGIAMGTGTDVAIESAKITLVKGDLQGIVKAKQLSHAVMKNIKENLFFAFFYNVLGVPIAAGVLYPFFGLLLSPMIAALAMSFSSVSVIANALRLRNLKL, from the coding sequence ATGAAACATACTTATAAAATAACAGGAATGTCTTGCGATGGTTGTAGAGCTAAAGTAGAGAGAACATTAAATGCAGTAGATGGACTTGAGGCGAAAGTAACTTTGTCTCCGCCACAAGCCACTATTACAATGAAGGAACATGTTGCTACGGAAGTTATGCAAGAAGCGTTAACGGCTGTAGGTAAATATACAATTGAGATGGAAGGCGGGCATAAAATGGACTCGACTGCCGATACTACCGAAGCTAAAAAATCGTGTTGCAGTGTGGGAGGAACACATGAGCCTAAAAAAGAGCATTCTCATTCTGTAACTGCGGGTAAATATTATTGTCCTATGCATTGTGAAGGAGATAAAGAATATGATGCTCCTGGTAATTGTCCGGTATGTGGAATGGATTTAGTGCAACAGCCGGTTATGAATCAGCGCACACAATATACCTGTCCGATGCATCCTGAAGTGGTACAAGACAGTCCAGGTTCTTGTCCTAAATGCGGTATGGATTTGGTTCCTATGACTCCTGATATTAGTGAAGAGTCAAAAGTATATGATGATTTATTGTTTAAAATAAAAATAGCAGTGCTGTTTACAGTTCCTATTTTTATCATCGCCATGTCCGATATGATTCCGAATAATCCTTTACTTAAAATACTGGATTATGGAACTTGGAATTGGGTGCAATTTGGTTTGTCTCTTCCTGTAGTTTTTTATGCTTGTTGGATGTTTTTTAAACGAGCTTGGAAATCAGTGGTGACTTGGAATCTTAATATGTTTACGCTTATAGGTATTGGTGCAGGGGTTGCTTTTTTGTTTAGTATGGTGGGCTTGTTTTTTCCAGAAATCTTTCCAGCGGAGTTCAAAACGCATTCGGGAGAGGTAGGTTTGTATTTTGAAGCTGCTACGGTGATTTTGACCTTGGTTTTGTTAGGGCAATTGTTAGAAGCCAGAGCGCACAGCCAAACCAGTGGTGCGATTAAAGAATTGATGAAATTAGCACCAACCGAAGCGACCTTAGTAAAAGACGGAGAAGATAAAAGAATCTCGATTCATGATATTAAAAAAGGCGATGTATTGCGAGTGAAACCCGGTGATAAAATTCCAGTTGATGGAAAAATTATCGAAGGAAACACCACCCTTGACGAGTCGATGATTTCGGGCGAACCCATTCCTGTGGATAAAAAACCAGAGGAAGCCGTAATAGCAGGAACGATAAATGGAACGCAATCCTTTACGATGGAAGCTGAAAAAGTGGGTTCTGAAACCTTGCTTTCGCAAATTGTACAAATGGTCAATGATGCCAGTCGTTCTAGAGCGCCTATTCAAAAATTAGCCGATAGTATTGCTAAATATTTTGTGCCCATTGTGGTTGGTGTTTCCGTGATAACTTTTTTTGTTTGGGCAAATTGGGGGCCAGAGCCCGCTTTGATTTATGGGTTTGTCAATGCAATTGCCGTGTTGATTATTGCTTGTCCTTGTGCTTTGGGATTGGCAACGCCCATGTCGGTCATGGTAGGTGTTGGGAAAGGCGCACAATCAGGTGTTTTGATTAAAAATGCCGAAGCGTTAGAAAACATGAACAAAATCACCGTTTTGATTACCGATAAAACGGGAACAATTACCGAGGGAAAGCCGTCGGTTGAGAAAATAGTTGTAAAAAATGGAGATGAGAATGATGTTTTAAGTAAAATTGCTTCGGTGAATCAAAGTAGCGAACACCCTTTGGCGACAGCCGTAGTCACTTTTGCGAAAGCGAAAAACATAGCTTTATCAAAAGTAGAAAAATTTGAATCGGTTACAGGAAAAGGAGTGATAGGTTTTGTAGGTGAAAAGAAAATAAGTTTGGGTAACAAAAAGTTATTGGAACATGAAGGGATTCAGGATTTTTTAGCTCTAGAACAAGAAGTTATTGACGAACAAAAATTAGGAAAAACTGTTTCTTATGTTGCCATAAACAATCAGGCTGTTGGTTATATTACGATTACCGATGCTATTAAAAAAAGCAGTTCTGAGGCTATTCAAGAATTGAAACGACAAGGTGTTGAAGTGATGATGATGACGGGTGATAATGAAAACACCGCCAAAGCAGTCGCCCAAGAGTTGAATTTGAGTTCCTATAAAGCAGGTTGTTTGCCTCAAGATAAATTAGAAGAAATTAAACGTTTGCAAGCCAAAGGCGAAATTGTAGCCATGGCCGGTGACGGAATTAATGATGCGCCTGCATTAGCACAAGCTGATATTGGAATTGCCATGGGAACAGGAACCGATGTAGCGATTGAAAGTGCTAAAATCACTTTAGTCAAAGGCGATTTGCAAGGCATTGTAAAAGCCAAACAGCTGAGTCATGCCGTGATGAAAAACATTAAGGAAAATTTATTTTTTGCTTTCTTTTACAATGTATTGGGAGTGCCTATTGCTGCCGGAGTTTTGTATCCGTTTTTCGGCTTGTTGTTGTCGCCTATGATTGCCGCCTTGGCAATGAGTTTTAGCTCGGTTTCCGTAATTGCAAATGCGTTGCGATTACGAAATTTGAAGTTGTAA
- a CDS encoding AraC family transcriptional regulator, protein MKIYIKNMVCNRCIAAVKTLLEQQGILFSHIQLGEVTILRSLTESQKQQLSEELKKLGFELLNDKTTRLMERIKTLIIENVHYNQEKLKVNLSDYLVEALHQDYSSLSKLFSETEGITIEHYYILQKIERVKELLVYNELTLSEIAFQLNYSSVAHLSNQFKKVTGFTPTYFKNLKDNKRKQIDEL, encoded by the coding sequence ATGAAGATTTATATCAAAAATATGGTTTGTAATCGTTGTATTGCTGCTGTAAAAACGCTTTTGGAACAGCAGGGAATTTTATTTTCTCATATTCAATTAGGTGAGGTGACAATCCTTCGTTCACTTACAGAGAGTCAGAAACAACAATTGTCCGAGGAATTAAAGAAGCTAGGTTTTGAATTATTGAATGACAAAACAACTAGGCTAATGGAACGAATCAAAACCTTGATTATTGAAAATGTACATTATAATCAGGAGAAACTCAAAGTAAATCTGTCTGACTATCTAGTTGAGGCGTTACATCAAGACTATAGTTCTTTGAGTAAGTTGTTTTCAGAAACGGAGGGCATCACGATTGAGCATTATTATATTCTTCAAAAAATTGAACGCGTCAAAGAGTTATTGGTTTATAATGAGTTAACTTTGAGTGAAATAGCTTTTCAGTTGAATTATAGTAGTGTGGCGCATTTGAGCAATCAGTTTAAAAAAGTGACTGGGTTTACGCCAACCTATTTTAAGAACTTGAAGGATAATAAAAGGAAGCAAATTGATGAATTATGA
- a CDS encoding efflux RND transporter periplasmic adaptor subunit, translating into MKILRNIGFVMLLFVALACNDKKEGNQEEHKHQTEEGIYYTCSMDPQVKEDKPGKCPICHMELTPMKKASGNSNEITLSEQQVQLGNITTQKLSETENSVAEQYTAVLSYNQETLKTISARAMGRLEKLYFKTEGDIVHKNQPLYQLYSEDLAIAKQDYYTAYKQLGMPGDFGKNAKTLVQAAQQKLMFYGLSATQIDAIKKTADVSPYTTFYSPISGVISQIKVTEGSYLMEGMGIVELANLSLLWLETQVPVQYAISLKLGQTARVSFVDYPTRILDAKVSFINPEINPDSRLLAVRMEVANVDGQLKPGMQALVQITQSKVKGLFVPTDAVIREEKGAYIWLEKAKGVYENRMIETGLERNGKIEIKTPIDVDEKIVITGAYGINSEYKFRKGSNPMEGHKM; encoded by the coding sequence ATGAAAATACTAAGAAATATAGGTTTTGTAATGTTGCTTTTCGTGGCATTGGCTTGTAATGATAAAAAAGAAGGCAATCAGGAGGAACACAAACACCAGACCGAAGAAGGAATTTATTACACCTGCTCGATGGATCCGCAGGTGAAAGAAGACAAGCCCGGTAAATGCCCTATTTGTCATATGGAGCTGACTCCTATGAAAAAAGCATCTGGTAATAGCAACGAAATTACGTTGAGCGAACAGCAAGTACAATTGGGAAATATTACTACGCAAAAGCTAAGCGAAACAGAAAATAGTGTCGCAGAACAATACACGGCAGTTTTGAGCTATAATCAAGAAACACTCAAAACCATTTCGGCTCGGGCCATGGGACGATTAGAGAAATTGTATTTTAAAACCGAAGGTGATATTGTGCATAAGAATCAACCCTTGTATCAATTGTATAGCGAAGATTTGGCGATTGCCAAACAAGATTATTATACGGCATACAAACAATTGGGCATGCCGGGAGATTTTGGTAAAAATGCCAAAACATTAGTGCAGGCTGCCCAGCAAAAATTAATGTTTTACGGATTATCAGCTACTCAAATTGATGCGATTAAAAAAACAGCTGATGTCTCGCCTTATACCACTTTTTACAGTCCGATTAGTGGAGTGATTTCGCAAATAAAAGTAACCGAAGGTAGTTATCTGATGGAGGGAATGGGAATTGTAGAATTGGCTAATTTAAGTTTGCTTTGGCTAGAAACACAGGTTCCCGTTCAGTATGCTATAAGTTTAAAACTAGGTCAAACAGCTCGCGTTAGTTTTGTGGATTATCCAACCAGAATTTTGGATGCCAAAGTCAGTTTTATTAATCCTGAGATAAATCCCGATTCTAGATTATTAGCTGTACGAATGGAAGTTGCAAATGTCGACGGACAGTTAAAACCCGGAATGCAAGCTTTGGTACAAATAACACAATCGAAAGTGAAAGGATTGTTTGTGCCAACGGATGCTGTTATTCGCGAAGAAAAAGGCGCTTATATTTGGTTAGAAAAAGCAAAAGGGGTTTATGAAAATAGAATGATTGAAACGGGATTAGAACGCAACGGGAAAATTGAAATAAAAACCCCCATCGATGTCGATGAAAAGATTGTAATCACTGGTGCTTACGGCATCAATAGTGAATACAAATTCAGAAAAGGAAGCAATCCTATGGAAGGACACAAAATGTAA